A single genomic interval of Capricornis sumatraensis isolate serow.1 chromosome 11, serow.2, whole genome shotgun sequence harbors:
- the LOC138088332 gene encoding uncharacterized protein: MARAAAAARCPGSRPASGRVPRAPRRSPSASLPPPPRAFRSRGARPRPPARLALAPRGCLTRPPPPPPPPAGPPPPRPPPPPRGAPGSVPRGEGGGAGGGEVSSEPARVGPSKLRGGVRGHPPLPPL, translated from the coding sequence AtggcgcgcgccgccgccgccgcccggtgCCCCGGCTCGCGCCCGGCCTCGGGCCGCGTCCCGCGCGCTCCCCGCCGCTCCCCGTCCGCTTCGCTCCCGCCCCCACCGCGGGCGTTCCGGTCTCGCGGGGCTCGGCCTCGCCCTCCCGCCCGGCTCGCGCTCGCTCCCCGGGGCTGCCTCACgcgtccgccgccgccgccgccgccgcccgccgggCCGCCGCCTCCTCGtcctccacccccgccccgcgGCGCTCCGGGCAGCGTCCCGCGCGGAGaaggggggggggcgggcggcgGAGAGGTGAGCAGCGAGCCGGCGCGCGTGGGGCCTTCGAAGTTGAGAGGCGGAGTGCGGGGACACCCTCCGCTGCCCCCTCTTTAA